The sequence below is a genomic window from Mycobacterium heidelbergense.
GCCACACAGAAGTCGGTCAGCAGGCCGAGATAGATCCCGCCGCCCATGCAATAGCCATGGATCTGCGAGATCGTCGGCTTCGGAAACTCCCACAGATAAAGCGTGGGCCACAGAAAGAGGTCCGCGGTCCCCTTGTACAACCCTTCGAAGGTGTCTCCGAAGTCCGGGTAGGGGTCCTCGTCCGGGCCCCAGCGGGCCACGTGCCCGCCGCAGAAGCCTTTGCCGTTGGCTTTGAGGATGACGACTTTGATCTCGTTGTCGCGGTCGGCCTCGTGCAGGCAATTGTCGACCTCGGTGACCAATACCGCGTCCTTCGTGTTGGCCTTGTCGACCCGGTTCAGGATGATCCGCGCAATCGGCGGTTCGCGTTCATAGATGATCGCTTCGAGCACGCGCCGCTCCATGTTCGGGACACTACCGGACGCCGCGGCCGGCTCACACCGAACGGCGAATCCCCGACCCCGTCGCCTGGCTCCCGTTCGGTAGGCGGGCTCAAACCCCTTGTCCCAAAGCCGGTTCGAGCGCCGCTCCTCGAAGTCAGGCGCGTGCCAGCAGCCACGCGTGGCCGCGGCCTTCGCCGGCGGCGACCGGGGTGAGTTCGGCGAACGCCGCCGGCAGCTCGCCGGGCGCAGCGCGAAACGGTCCCGGCGCGGCCCCGACTTCGCTGAGGACGGCGATCGCCAGCAGCCCGCCCGGCGCCAGACGTTCGACGATCGCCCGATCGAGGCGGCGGTCGCGGAACCTGTGGCAGAGGATGACGTCGACGGGCGGCCCGGCCGGTAGGCCGTCGTCGAGGTCCGCCACGCCGAAGTGGCATCGGTCATCGACCCCGCTGCGCCGGGCCAGGTCTCGGGCCCGGCCGACCGCCACCGGCGAGATGTCCAATCCCAACACGTCGAGCCCTCGCCGGGCCAGCCAAACCGCGCCGGCTCCCTGCCCGCAGGCGAGGTCGAGAGCCCGCCCCGCGGTGGGAAACAGGTCCGCATGGCGCGCCAGGATGTCGGGCGGCTCAACAGCACTCAGCGGTGGCGGTCCCTGAGCGGTGTACCGCTCGTCCCAGCGGCGCCGGTCGCCCTCGGCCATGGCGCAACCCTAGGCCAACCGCGATGCGGATGACACGCGCGCCGGCGGCCGGCGCGTTCCTAGACTGGACCGGTGTCTAGAAAAGCGGTTTTTGCGGCCGATGACGGCCCCGTCGACCCGGACGATCGCGCCGGCACGGCCCGCCGGTCGGACCGCCGGCCGGCGCGGACGATCCGCAAGGTGCTCGACGCCGGGCTGGCGGAACTGCGCGAATCGTCGTACGCCAACCTGACGATGCGCGCGGTCGCGACCCGCGCCGGAGTGTCCCCGGCCAGCGCGTACACCTACTTTCCGTCCAAAAGCTCGCTGGTGGCGGCGGTGTACCTGCGGCTGCTGCGCGACCTGCCGCTGCACACCGACGTCAACGACACCACCGAGGCCCGGGTCAGCGCGACGTTGCGGGACATGGCCCTCGTCGTCGCCGACGAGCCCGAGCTGACCACCGCCTGCGGCGCGGCGCTGATGGCCGACGATCCGGCGGTCAAGCCGCTGCGGCAGCAGATCGGCGAGGAGGTGTCCACGCGGATCGCCGCCGCACTGGGTCCGGGGTGGCCGCGGCCGGTGAAGTCCACCCTGCAGATAATGTTCGCCGGTGCGCTGATGACGGCCCGGTTCGCCAACTTCGACGAGATTGCGGGACAGCTCGACGAGGCGGTCAACCTCATCCTGCGCACGCCGGTTCCCTAAAGGATCAGTGGCTCAACGGAATTCAATGTAATAGGCCCGCATCGTGTCTCGCCGCGGGTGGGTGGCGGGAGAGACGTTATGATCCAGCTATGGGAATGAGCGGACACGGGCTCGCGGTTCGCTGAGCATGCGCAGTCACGGTTGGGCAGGAAACACACCCGCCTCCGACGAGGAGGCGATCGAGCGCATCCTGGATGCCGCCGACGCGATCATCGACGAACGCGGATCGGCGATGCGGATCGCCGACGTGGCGCGGGCTTTGGGCGTCACACGACAAACCGTCTATCGGTACTTCCCCGGGACGCAGGCGTTGCTGGTGGCAACCGCGATGCGTTCGGCCGACGGCTTTCTCGATCGTTTGGCGACCCATCTCAAGGGCGTGACCGACCCGGTCCTGGCGATGACCGAAGGGATGGCGTTCGCCATCGAACGGCTGGCGTCGGACCATCAGGTCGAACTTGTGCTGAATCAGCGCCACCGCGGCGGCCAGACCGTCTCGATCACCTCGGACACCGCCTTGGCGTTCGGACGGTCGATGCTGCATCGCTTCGACGTCGATTGGGAGGACCATGGTTTCGACGAGGCGGCCCTCGACGAACTGAACGAATTCGGCCTCCGGGTGCTGCAGTCGTTCCTCGCCGACCCGGGCCGTCCGCCCCGCAGCGGCGCCGACCTTCGGCGCTACCTCACCCGCTGGATTGGGCCGGCGATCGCCTATCCGCAGCTGGCGCGAGCGCTGGACGCACTCCGGGACACCGAGCCGCCGCGAGCGCGGAGTCGCCCCCCGAAGGCATCCTGAATCACCGGCGCTGAATCCCGGGCCTGGGCCCGTTCCCAGGTCGACCATCTATGGAGGAGCGGACGTGGTGGGTCTGGGACAAATCGCGTTGAACAGTGCGCCGGTTTTCGGCGGCGCCATGCTGGCCATCGCCGCCGGGCAATTCAAAGGCCCGAATTATCGGGAGCTGATCAAACAGGACATGGACCTGCTGGATCGGCTCCCGCCGGAGGCCACCGCAAGGCGTGCCGAGCTGCAGCGCACCATCGACGACCGCATCGACGACCTCGTCGACACCGCCGACAGGAATCGCGCGTTGCGCAACGCCGCACTGTCCTACCAGGGCAATTGGCGCGACGTGGTGCTCTTGGCGTGCGTGCTGTTGTTCACCATCATCTGGTGGGACGTCAGCCACAGCCGGGGCAATTGGCTGCCGATGTTCATCCTGCTGATCCTGCTGTCGGTGGTGACGGCGGCCTACGCGTTCCGTGGCGTGCTCCGCGCCGTCGGTTCGTTCGCCCGCGGGCGGCCCGGTGCCGACCGGCGGCGCGGGCATCCTGCTGAGGACGAGGAGTAATGCGCTCTATGACAAAATTCGAGCCGTGAAGCTACCACCTCTCCTCAGTGTCATTTGTGCTGTGCTGGCGCCGGTTTGGGTGCCGTCGGTCGCACCCGTCCCGTCCGCGTCCGCCGAGCCGTGCCCCGACGTCGAGGTGATCTTCGCCCGAGGCACCACGGAGCCGCCCGGCGTTGGCGGCATCGGCCAGAATTTCGTCGACACGCTTCGCTCGCGCGTCGGCACGAAAACGCTGGGCGTCTATCCGGTCAACTACCCGGCCACCACGGATTTCCCCACGGCCATCGACGGGATCAATGACGCGGGCCACCACGTCGAATCCGTGGCGCTGAACTGCCCCAAAACCAAAATGGTGCTGGGTGGCTACTCGCAAGGCGCGGCCGTGATGGGTTTCGTCACGGCGAATAAGGTGCCCGATGGCGCAAATCTCGCACAGCCACCGCAGCCGATGCCGCCCGAGATCGCCGACCACGTGGCCGCGGTCGCCCTCTTCGGAAAGCCGTCGAGCCAATTCATGAGCATCATCAAGGAGCCGGCGATCGCGATCGGCCCCCTGTATGCGCCCAAAACGATCGAACTGTGCGTTCCCAACGATCCGGTCTGCTCGGGCTCGGGATACCCGGCCGCGCACAGGCAGTACGTGGAAACCGGAATGGTCGACCGGGCAGCCGATTTCGCCGCGAGTCGCATCTAAAGCCTACGCGTCGCGGGGCGGCTGAGTTATTGACTCTGCGTCCACCAGGCAAAAGTGCGAGTAGGGCCCCTGGTGGGCGCAGAGTCAAAATCGAAACCCTACGCGTGGGTCGGTGAACCGATCGCGGCCCGGCCTCGTTATCTCGGGTATCACGAGCGCGGACCCGCGGGAGGATCATGATCGGACGGATCGACGCCCGCCACACACTCCTGACCATCGAGCTACGCGATGTCGTGCGCGAATACCACGTCGGCGGTCAGTGCGTGCGGGCGCTCGACGGGATCAGCCTGCGGCTCGAGGGCGGGCGGTTCATGTCGGTCGTCGGTCCGTCGGGCGCGGGCAAGAGCACCTTGCTGCATCTCCTCGGCGCTCTGGACTCCCCCGATTCCGGGTCGATCGAATTCGACGGCCGGGAGATCGGCCGCCTCGGCGATAAGCAGCAGTCGGAGTTTCGCCGTCATCGCGTGGGCTTCATATTCCAGTTCTTCAACCTGTTGCCGACGCTGTCGGCGTGGGAGAACGTCGCGGTACCCAAACTGCTCGACGGTGTCCGGTTGGGTAAGGCCAAGCCGGACGCGATTCGGCTGCTGGACCGCGTCGGCGTCGGCGACCG
It includes:
- a CDS encoding ABC transporter ATP-binding protein, with product MTIELRDVVREYHVGGQCVRALDGISLRLEGGRFMSVVGPSGAGKSTLLHLLGALDSPDSGSIEFDGREIGRLGDKQQSEFRRHRVGFIFQFFNLLPTLSAWENVAVPKLLDGVRLGKAKPDAIRLLDRVGVGDRAEHRPAELSGGQMQRVAVARALMMDPPLILADEPTGNLDSATGASILTLLGDLAHEPGRGRLVVMVTHNREAAEATDGVIALQDGRISSVERSRAPV
- a CDS encoding TetR/AcrR family transcriptional regulator codes for the protein MRSHGWAGNTPASDEEAIERILDAADAIIDERGSAMRIADVARALGVTRQTVYRYFPGTQALLVATAMRSADGFLDRLATHLKGVTDPVLAMTEGMAFAIERLASDHQVELVLNQRHRGGQTVSITSDTALAFGRSMLHRFDVDWEDHGFDEAALDELNEFGLRVLQSFLADPGRPPRSGADLRRYLTRWIGPAIAYPQLARALDALRDTEPPRARSRPPKAS
- a CDS encoding cutinase family protein, yielding MCAVLAPVWVPSVAPVPSASAEPCPDVEVIFARGTTEPPGVGGIGQNFVDTLRSRVGTKTLGVYPVNYPATTDFPTAIDGINDAGHHVESVALNCPKTKMVLGGYSQGAAVMGFVTANKVPDGANLAQPPQPMPPEIADHVAAVALFGKPSSQFMSIIKEPAIAIGPLYAPKTIELCVPNDPVCSGSGYPAAHRQYVETGMVDRAADFAASRI
- a CDS encoding TetR/AcrR family transcriptional regulator, with the translated sequence MSRKAVFAADDGPVDPDDRAGTARRSDRRPARTIRKVLDAGLAELRESSYANLTMRAVATRAGVSPASAYTYFPSKSSLVAAVYLRLLRDLPLHTDVNDTTEARVSATLRDMALVVADEPELTTACGAALMADDPAVKPLRQQIGEEVSTRIAAALGPGWPRPVKSTLQIMFAGALMTARFANFDEIAGQLDEAVNLILRTPVP
- a CDS encoding class I SAM-dependent methyltransferase, with amino-acid sequence MAEGDRRRWDERYTAQGPPPLSAVEPPDILARHADLFPTAGRALDLACGQGAGAVWLARRGLDVLGLDISPVAVGRARDLARRSGVDDRCHFGVADLDDGLPAGPPVDVILCHRFRDRRLDRAIVERLAPGGLLAIAVLSEVGAAPGPFRAAPGELPAAFAELTPVAAGEGRGHAWLLARA